The window AGAGGGAACGGGTTTTTTTTAGGTCAAACCGATTGGCCGTTAAGCGAAGAAGGGATAAAACAGGCGGAGCGTCTGCGGCAGGAACTGAGTTGCGTGCGTATTTCTCATATTTTCTGCAGTGATCTGCAGCGTTCTTTAAAAACAGCCCAAATGATTGCTGAAAAACAAAAAATAAACCCGGTGGCCCGCAAGGAGCTCCGGGAAATCAATCTTGGGGAATGGGATGGCCGCTCATTTGAAGAGATTAAAAGAAAATATCCTACAGAATTTAAAAATCGCGGCAAGGATATTGAAAACTACCGGCCTCCCGGGGGAGAAAGTTTTGCTGATTGCAGCCATCGGGCAGTGACGGCCTATCATGAAATTCTCAATGGGACCAAAGGGAATCTCGTCATTACAGGACATGCCGGAATTAACCGGGTGATACTGTGTCATCTGCTGGATATCCCCTTAAAGAGTTTGTTTAAAATTACCCAGGACTACGGCTGTTTGAATCTCATATGGTACGGAAGTTTTGGTTACCGGCTGAGGGTATTTAACCGCATATTCAGGCGGGTACCCTATTAATTAGTAGGGGGGATCATCGATGACAGCCCAAAATAAAATACAGTTGCAGCGGCCATGGTTCTCCGGAATGCGCTGATGGACATCAGAAAAATGTTTATGGAAAAGAACAGCGGCCTTGATATTGCCGTTGAATTCGGTCCTTCAGGAGTTTTAAGCAGAAACATTGAAAAGGGCCAGGCGGTAGATCTTTTTATCTCTGCGGGACAAAAAGAAATAGACCGGTTGGCAGATAAAGGGTTCATTCTGCCTGATTCCCGGAAAAGTCTGGTGGGCAATCAAATGGTGGTCATGCTGAAAAAGGGCTTGACCATGAATTATCTGGCCGATTTAACTACCGATCAATTTAGAAACATCGTCCTGCCCTTTCCAGATAAAGCGCCCTCCGGCAGATATGCCAAGGAGATGCTGATTCGCCTGGGTCTATGGGATGTCTTGACTGAAAAACAATATTTTGTTGATGACGTGAAACAGGTAGTTGAGGCCGTAGCCGGTGGAGAGGCCGATGCGGGATTTGCCTGGTATGCCGATATACAAGCAACACCCGGTTTGGACTATTATCGAATCCCCCAGGCCGCCTATGAGCCGGTTATGGTTACCGCAGCCCTCCCTTTATATGCTGAAAAAAATATTTCGGCTAAAAAGTTTTTGGAATATATTGCTTCGGAGGAAGGAATAATAACCCTTGAAAAGTATGGGTTTACCAGGCCGGAACAGGGGCAGGGCGCAAAAAGGCCCCATATCCTTTGGAAGTTCCTTACGCCCTCCTATGAGGACGATTTTGTAAATGCATTGCTTTAAATAAAGCGAAGGAGTGGTAAAAATGCAGCTCAGCACCCGCAATTTATTGAAGGGCCGGATTAAGACCATTAAATCCGATACGGTTTCCTCTGAAGTGGTTATGGACATCGGCGGTCCGGAGATCTGTGCCTTGATTACAACAGGGTCTGTCAACCGGATGGGATTAAAAGAGGGTGATGAAGTTGTGGCTATGGTTAAAGCAACTTCTGTTATGATTATGAAAGAATAGTGCCATTACTTATTATATAAAAGATATTCATATCCATAATATGACCTTGGTGTTTGTTTTTGCATTTATATTTATGATGCATATAGCAAACATTTTTTTGTTGCATCTATAATCATGGCGCACTTAGCCTTTGTTT is drawn from Desulforamulus ruminis DSM 2154 and contains these coding sequences:
- the cobC gene encoding alpha-ribazole phosphatase — encoded protein: MQITDDKQGEKMEQRLIYIIRNGETNPRGNGFFLGQTDWPLSEEGIKQAERLRQELSCVRISHIFCSDLQRSLKTAQMIAEKQKINPVARKELREINLGEWDGRSFEEIKRKYPTEFKNRGKDIENYRPPGGESFADCSHRAVTAYHEILNGTKGNLVITGHAGINRVILCHLLDIPLKSLFKITQDYGCLNLIWYGSFGYRLRVFNRIFRRVPY
- a CDS encoding TOBE domain-containing protein produces the protein MQLSTRNLLKGRIKTIKSDTVSSEVVMDIGGPEICALITTGSVNRMGLKEGDEVVAMVKATSVMIMKE